A region of Saimiri boliviensis isolate mSaiBol1 chromosome 8, mSaiBol1.pri, whole genome shotgun sequence DNA encodes the following proteins:
- the LOC120367581 gene encoding dynein light chain 1, cytoplasmic-like, producing MCDRKAMIKNADMSEEMQQDSVECATQALEKYNIEKDIAAHIKKEFDKKYNPTWHCIMGRNFGSYVTLETKHFTYFYLGQVAILLFKSG from the coding sequence ATGTGCGACCGAAAGGCCATGATCAAAAATGCGGACATGTCGGAAGAGATGCAACAGGACTCTGTGGAGTGCGCTACTCAGGCGCTGGAGAAATACAACATCGAGAAGGACATTGCGGCTCATATCAAGAAGGAATTTGATAAGAAGTACAATCCTACCTGGCATTGTATCATGGGGAGGAACTTCGGTAGTTACGTGACACTTGAAACCAAACACTTCACCTACTTCTACCTGGGCCAAGTGGCCATTCTTCTGTTCAAATCTGGTTAA